A window of Chryseobacterium aquaeductus genomic DNA:
GCAACAACTTCCTGTGCAGCCTTGTTTTGCGAATACAGATTACCCGCAAAAAACATCAAAACAATCACAAAAAATCGAATTAAATTCATAAAACAAAGATATACATATTCATAAATCATCCAAAACTATTCACCAAGTAGAAAGTATCTTTCACCAAGTTTTATTTTTAACTTTGATCACATTAAAATCAAAACCATGAAAACAAAAATTTATGCATTCCTTTTGATTTGCTTTTCAATGAATTTCTTATCTGCACAAGATAGCAAAACCGTTCCTGAAAATCTTGTTCAAAAGCAAGTTAACGGCTACAACGCCAGAAATATTGAAGCCTTTCTCGAACCTTATGCTGAAGATGCAGAACTGTATATTTTTCCGGATAAGCTCATCAGCAAAGGAAAAGAAGCTATGCGAAAAGATTATGATAAAATGTTTAAAGATCTGCCGGAACTTCACTGTGAAATCAAAAACAGAATCGTTAACGGGAATTTCGTGATCGATCAGGAAAGTGTTTCGGGAATGGCAAAAGGAAAACTGGTGGCAACCGCTATCTATGAAATTAAAGACAATAAGATTTCGAAGGTTTATTTTATTCCATAAATCTTATCCAAATATTTTTCTGTAAAATTTAAATATCAACCGAACAAGGCACCATATCTTAACAATCAAATTCTTCGTGGCTTAAAATTTGTGTTTGAAGAGAAACATCACAAAAATTATTGATATGCCTTACATTAAAAAACAAGACGACAAAAGTTTTGAATTGTATTACGAAGATTTCGGATCCGGACAGCCTATTATTCTGATTCACGGATGGCCTCTCAGCGGAAAATCTTGGGAACTGCAGGTTCCGCTTCTTTTAGATTTGGGCTACCGTGTAATTACTTATGACCGCAAAGGTTTCGGAAAATCTTCTCCTACCGCAGACGGTTATGATTACAATGCCTTGACTGCCGATCTGCACGAATTGATCACACAATTAGAATTAAAAAATGTCATCCTTGCAGGATTCTCAATGGGTGGTGGCGAAGTGGTACGTTATCTTACCAATTACGGATCTGAAAATGTAGATAAAATTGCTTTGATTTCTTCTATTATTCCTTTGGTGAAACAGCAAGACGACAATCCGAACGGTGTTCCGCAGGAAGATCTGGACGCGATTATGGACAGTCTGAAAAAAGATCGCGTTACATTCTTAGAAACTTTCCATAAAAACTTTTACAATTACGGATTGCTTTCGCAAACAGTAAGCGAAGCACAACTCAATTATGACTGGAGCATTGCCTCATGTGCCTCTCCTATTGCCACAATAAAATGTGCCGAAAGCTGGGCAAATACAGACTTCCGACCGGAGTTGGTAAGTGTGAATGTAAAAACATTGATTGTACACGGTGACAACGATCAGATCGTACCGATCGATACCGCAGGAAAACAAGCA
This region includes:
- a CDS encoding alpha/beta fold hydrolase, with protein sequence MKRNITKIIDMPYIKKQDDKSFELYYEDFGSGQPIILIHGWPLSGKSWELQVPLLLDLGYRVITYDRKGFGKSSPTADGYDYNALTADLHELITQLELKNVILAGFSMGGGEVVRYLTNYGSENVDKIALISSIIPLVKQQDDNPNGVPQEDLDAIMDSLKKDRVTFLETFHKNFYNYGLLSQTVSEAQLNYDWSIASCASPIATIKCAESWANTDFRPELVSVNVKTLIVHGDNDQIVPIDTAGKQAAEGIVDNDFVIIEGAPHGLNVTHTDQLNDALTRFLRG
- a CDS encoding nuclear transport factor 2 family protein — protein: MKTKIYAFLLICFSMNFLSAQDSKTVPENLVQKQVNGYNARNIEAFLEPYAEDAELYIFPDKLISKGKEAMRKDYDKMFKDLPELHCEIKNRIVNGNFVIDQESVSGMAKGKLVATAIYEIKDNKISKVYFIP